A region from the Benincasa hispida cultivar B227 chromosome 8, ASM972705v1, whole genome shotgun sequence genome encodes:
- the LOC120083411 gene encoding uncharacterized protein LOC120083411: protein MREEQGPRSAETDPTQSPDFPLNSPTLRQVILLISSLISLSHSVKVFASKWKLIRDKLEELNSGLIAADNCDSDENPAISDLIPKVIGTATECNDLARRCVDLSFSGKLLMQSDLDVICAKFDRHAKKLSDIYTAGILSQGFAIVVSRPGLGACKDDMRFYVRDIVTRMKIGCSDLKRQALVNLLAAVTEDEKYVKVIIEIGEIVNLLVNFLGSPETELQEAALKVLHIISGFDSYKAVLVGNGVIAPLIRVMECGSEVGKNIAARCLLKFTENSENAWSVSAHGGVTALLKICSNADSKAELIGPACGVLSNLVAVEEIKRFMIEEGAISTFIRLARSRDEAVQINSIVFLQNIAYGDESVIKLLVKDGGIRALVRVMDPKSSSSSKTLEVTMRAIENLCFSSISYVNTLINYGFMDNLLYFLRDGEVSLQEVALKVAVRLCGASEEAKKAMGDGGFMPEFVRFLGAKSFEVREMAAEALSGMVMIPKNRKRFAQDNRNVEKLLQMLDTEEGNSGNKRFLLSILNSLTGSSSGRRKIVNSGYMKNIEKLAEAEVYDAKKLVRKLSTNKFRSLLNGIWHS from the coding sequence ATGAGAGAAGAACAGGGTCCGAGATCTGCAGAAACGGACCCGACGCAGTCGCCGGATTTCCCACTCAACAGTCCCACACTCCGCCAAGTAATTTTACTCATTTCTTCCTTGATATCTCTTTCCCATTCCGTTAAAGTCTTTGCTTCCAAATGGAAGCTAATCCGCGACAAGCTTGAAGAATTGAATTCCGGCTTAATCGCGGCTGATAACTGTGATTCCGACGAAAATCCCGCCATCTCAGACCTAATTCCCAAGGTGATTGGGACGGCTACTGAATGCAACGATCTCGCTCGCCGCTGTGTTGACCTCTCTTTCAGTGGGAAGCTTTTGATGCAGAGTGATTTGGATGTAATCTGTGCGAAATTTGACCGCCATGCGAAGAAGCTTTCGGATATATATACAGCAGGCATTTTGTCGCAGGGGTTCGCTATCGTCGTTTCTAGGCCTGGGCTTGGGGCTTGTAAGGATGATATGAGGTTTTATGTGAGGGATATTGTAACCAGAATGAAGATTGGTTGTTCAGATCTGAAGAGACAAGCTCTCGTTAATCTGCTCGCTGCTGTAACTGAAGACGAAAAATATGTGAAAGTAATAATAGAAATCGGTGAGATTGTGAATCTCCTTGTTAATTTTCTTGGTTCCCCCGAGACGGAACTCCAAGAAGCGGCTCTGAAAGTGCTTCATATAATTTCTGGGTTTGATTCTTATAAAGCAGTTCTAGTTGGGAATGGGGTAATTGCGCCATTGATTCGCGTTATGGAATGTGGGAGCGAGGTGGGGAAGAACATAGCCGCAAGGTGTTTGTTGAAATTCACGGAGAATTCTGAAAATGCTTGGTCTGTATCTGCTCATGGCGGCGTAACAGCTCTATTAAAAATCTGTTCCAATGCTGATTCAAAAGCAGAATTGATCGGCCCTGCCTGTGGGGTGCTTAGCAATCTCGTTGCTGTTGAAGAAATTAAGAGATTTATGATTGAAGAAGGTGCAATTTCAACTTTTATTAGGCTCGCTCGATCTAGAGATGAAGCTGTGCAGATAAATTCCATTGTCTTTCTCCAAAATATAGCTTACGGGGATGAATCAGTTATCAAATTGCTGGTTAAAGATGGTGGGATCCGGGCATTAGTTCGTGTTATGGATCCCAAATCTTCGTCCTCATCCAAGACCTTAGAGGTCACGATGCGAGCAATTGAAAACCTCTGTTTCTCATCTATTAGTTATGTAAATACTTTGATTAACTACGGGTTCATGGATAATCTTCTTTATTTCTTACGAGATGGGGAAGTTTCTCTTCAAGAAGTAGCTCTGAAAGTTGCAGTTAGGCTATGTGGGGCATCAGAGGAAGCCAAGAAAGCAATGGGGGATGGTGGTTTCATGCCAGAATTCGTCAGGTTTCTTGGTGCAAAGTCCTTTGAAGTTCGAGAAATGGCAGCCGAGGCACTCTCAGGAATGGTCATGATCCCTAAAAACAGAAAGAGATTTGCTCAGGACAATCGAAATGTAGAGAAGCTTCTGCAAATGCTCGACACAGAGGAGGGAAATTCAGGTAACAAAAGATTCCTCCTTTCGATATTGAACTCATTAACAGGAAGCAGTAGTGGAAGAAGGAAGATTGTGAATTCTGGGTATATGAAAAACATTGAAAAACTTGCAGAAGCTGAAGTTTATGATGCTAAGAAGCTCGTTAGGAAATTGTCCACAAATAAATTCCGTAGTCTGTTAAATGGAATCTGGCATTCTTGA